The Latilactobacillus sakei subsp. sakei DSM 20017 = JCM 1157 genome includes a window with the following:
- the ade gene encoding adenine deaminase has protein sequence MDKSTLKQLIDQAAGRKPADTIIKNAKIVDVYNARIIEGTLAIADGRFLGIDAAYTADNVIDAHGQYVVPGLIDPHIHIESANVSPAVFGSLVTPHGTTTILADPHEIVNVAGMRGLEYMVASAKNTALDIKYTMPSCVPAANPTLETSGAVITADEIKQSYDQGLTYGLAEFMNYPGVVNADDGVLDELLVSLNAHKMIDGHSPALHGQGLNAYAAAGVHNDHECTQVDEMLDRISRGMYVYLRYGTVSKNMPTLLKGVTPQNARFCCLCGDDLQSVTLRETGHLDESIRVAVQNGIDPLTAIQMATINTAQCTGLSDRGGIAPGLKADFLLVDDLEHFSVNQTFIDGQKIAANGAYLLTTDDSVAGFYDLLETVHLDNFSADQLNLNLISDKAHVIGLQSISRTQNLVLPVTHDADGDFHYNPSEDIVKVAVIERHHLTGNVGVGLLSGFGLQNGAIATSIGHDSHNLVVVGTNDADMVMAIDALKACQGGGVAVQNSQVIATLPFVIGGLMSTESIDSLIAHQKAFNTICHEQLNVTAQFDPIMKLGAMPLDVIPNLRITDKGLVDVTKFEIIDINA, from the coding sequence ATGGATAAATCAACTTTAAAGCAACTCATCGATCAAGCTGCCGGTCGCAAACCAGCCGACACAATCATCAAAAATGCTAAAATTGTCGATGTCTATAACGCCCGGATCATCGAAGGCACTCTCGCTATCGCCGATGGCCGTTTTCTGGGAATTGACGCAGCTTATACAGCCGACAATGTTATTGACGCACACGGTCAATACGTCGTACCCGGTTTGATTGATCCTCATATTCACATCGAATCAGCTAACGTATCACCCGCCGTTTTCGGCTCACTCGTGACACCGCATGGGACGACCACCATTCTCGCCGATCCCCACGAAATCGTCAACGTCGCCGGTATGCGCGGTCTTGAATACATGGTTGCTTCTGCCAAAAATACAGCACTCGACATCAAGTATACGATGCCGTCCTGTGTGCCTGCTGCAAATCCAACCCTCGAAACATCTGGTGCTGTCATTACCGCAGATGAGATTAAACAATCTTACGACCAAGGACTAACTTATGGCCTTGCCGAATTCATGAATTATCCCGGCGTCGTCAATGCCGACGATGGCGTTTTAGATGAATTATTAGTTTCACTTAACGCACATAAAATGATTGATGGCCATTCACCCGCATTACACGGTCAAGGTCTCAATGCTTATGCAGCCGCAGGAGTTCACAACGATCACGAATGCACACAAGTTGATGAAATGCTCGATCGTATCAGTCGTGGTATGTACGTTTACCTCCGTTACGGGACAGTTTCTAAGAATATGCCAACGCTTTTAAAAGGCGTTACGCCTCAAAACGCACGCTTCTGTTGCCTCTGTGGTGACGATTTACAATCTGTTACCCTTCGCGAAACTGGCCACTTGGACGAAAGCATTCGTGTCGCCGTTCAAAACGGAATTGATCCGCTAACCGCCATTCAGATGGCCACCATCAACACAGCTCAATGTACCGGCCTCAGCGATCGTGGTGGTATTGCGCCTGGTCTCAAAGCTGATTTCTTATTGGTCGACGACCTCGAACACTTCAGCGTTAACCAAACCTTTATTGATGGTCAAAAGATTGCTGCAAACGGCGCTTACTTATTAACAACTGATGATTCCGTCGCCGGCTTTTATGATCTTCTAGAAACCGTTCATCTCGACAATTTTTCAGCTGATCAATTAAATCTCAATCTCATCAGCGACAAAGCCCACGTGATTGGCTTACAAAGCATTAGTCGCACTCAAAACCTTGTCTTGCCTGTTACACACGATGCAGATGGTGATTTTCACTACAATCCTAGCGAAGATATCGTTAAAGTTGCCGTGATTGAACGACATCATTTAACCGGCAATGTCGGGGTTGGCCTTTTAAGCGGCTTTGGCCTTCAAAATGGCGCGATTGCTACCAGCATCGGCCATGACAGCCATAACTTAGTCGTTGTCGGCACTAACGACGCGGATATGGTCATGGCCATCGATGCGCTCAAAGCTTGCCAAGGTGGCGGTGTTGCCGTTCAAAATAGTCAGGTAATCGCAACCCTTCCATTTGTAATTGGTGGTTTAATGAGTACTGAATCAATTGATTCACTCATCGCCCATCAAAAAGCATTTAATACCATTTGTCATGAACAACTCAACGTCACTGCCCAATTTGATCCGATTATGAAACTCGGCGCAATGCCACTCGATGTGATTCCAAACTTACGAATTACTGATAAAGGCTTAGTCGATGTGACTAAATTTGAAATTATTGATATCAATGCCTAA
- a CDS encoding NCS2 family permease translates to MDKRVDSISETRTNWVERQFKIKESGSTLKTEIIAGITTFIAMSYILFVNPTILGDAGLDKGAVFVATALTGIVGCLAMALIANYPIAVAPGLGSNAFFAYSVVLGMGIPWQTALAGVFVASLLFMLVTVLKVREVVINAIPANLKSAMAVGIGLFIAFTGLKQGGLVVASAKSFVTITNWSNPHVWLTVFGLILTVALLARKIPGALFIGLAATAIMGVVTGLIAMPTGVVSSIPSLAPTFGVSLIHLKDVFSVQMAVVVLVFFFSVFFDTTGTVIGLAQQAGFIKDNKMPKEVGKALFADSTSMIAGSVFGSTPTACYIESSTGIAVGGRTGFTAVVVAIMFALSLFFSPLLAVVTSEVTAPILIIVGSFMIKSIANIDWSEFETAFPAFMIILCVPLTYNISYGLAFGLISYPITMIAAGKGKKVHPIMYVAALLFLVLLFTMHELPGK, encoded by the coding sequence ATGGACAAGAGAGTTGATTCTATATCAGAAACACGAACGAATTGGGTAGAACGTCAATTCAAAATTAAGGAAAGTGGTTCAACCCTTAAGACTGAAATCATCGCCGGGATTACAACTTTCATCGCGATGTCATACATCCTATTCGTAAACCCTACAATTTTAGGAGATGCTGGTTTAGATAAAGGCGCCGTCTTTGTCGCCACAGCACTTACCGGTATCGTCGGTTGTTTAGCAATGGCCCTCATTGCCAACTACCCAATCGCAGTTGCCCCCGGACTTGGTAGTAACGCCTTTTTCGCCTACTCTGTTGTTTTAGGCATGGGCATTCCTTGGCAGACAGCTTTAGCCGGTGTTTTTGTTGCTTCCTTACTCTTCATGCTTGTCACTGTTTTAAAAGTTCGTGAAGTGGTGATTAATGCCATTCCCGCCAATCTCAAATCTGCGATGGCTGTTGGTATTGGGTTATTCATCGCTTTTACCGGTTTAAAACAAGGCGGTCTAGTGGTTGCCAGCGCCAAATCTTTCGTTACCATCACTAACTGGTCTAATCCGCATGTTTGGTTAACCGTCTTCGGTCTGATCTTAACAGTCGCTTTACTCGCTCGTAAAATTCCTGGCGCCCTCTTCATTGGGTTAGCCGCTACTGCCATCATGGGTGTCGTTACCGGTTTAATCGCAATGCCAACCGGTGTTGTTTCTTCAATTCCTAGCCTCGCACCAACTTTCGGTGTGTCTCTCATTCATCTTAAGGATGTTTTCTCAGTTCAAATGGCGGTCGTTGTTCTCGTCTTTTTCTTCAGCGTGTTCTTCGACACAACTGGGACCGTGATCGGTTTAGCCCAACAAGCCGGCTTCATCAAAGATAACAAAATGCCTAAAGAAGTCGGTAAAGCCCTCTTCGCAGATTCAACCTCAATGATTGCCGGTTCCGTCTTTGGCTCAACGCCAACTGCTTGTTATATTGAATCTTCAACCGGGATCGCCGTTGGTGGCCGTACCGGTTTTACCGCAGTCGTTGTCGCCATCATGTTCGCTCTTAGTTTATTCTTTTCACCTTTATTAGCAGTTGTAACATCTGAAGTAACTGCTCCCATTTTAATTATCGTTGGCTCCTTCATGATTAAATCAATCGCCAACATTGATTGGTCTGAATTTGAAACAGCATTCCCTGCTTTTATGATCATCCTTTGTGTCCCATTAACCTACAATATCTCATACGGCTTGGCTTTTGGTTTAATCTCATACCCCATCACAATGATTGCGGCTGGTAAGGGTAAAAAAGTGCATCCGATTATGTACGTTGCTGCCCTCTTATTCTTAGTCTTACTCTTTACAATGCACGAATTACCCGGTAAATAA
- a CDS encoding acetate/propionate family kinase encodes MNNILVINAGSSSLKWQLFQQTDLSLVASGLMERMNTPEARFTFKFNGQKEQVAIANLTYEDGVIRLLKQLQDNAIIDSPSDIVAVGHRVVAGATTFEKSTLITADNLATLKALDKYAPLHNPVQVDCIETLTHILPNSVPEVAVFDSQFYLDMPDATSFYGLPYEDSQKYQIRKYGEHGISHGYILQETADFLNQPVADLKLITLHLGGGSSITASQNGKPVDTSMGFTPLEGLPMGTRAGSLDAAIVPFLMNELNKSADEIITLLNTESGILGVSGISADMRDIQSSLATNPRAELAYDMFITSAAKFIGSYYVELGGANVITFTAGIGENDAKMRADVCDRLAVLGVKIDPERNEQGHGARQISTDDSAIKVLMIPTNEELAIAKQVQALV; translated from the coding sequence TTGAACAATATTTTAGTTATCAATGCTGGTAGTTCATCCCTAAAGTGGCAACTATTTCAACAAACCGATTTAAGCTTAGTGGCTAGCGGTTTGATGGAACGGATGAATACCCCCGAAGCGCGCTTTACTTTTAAATTTAACGGCCAAAAAGAACAGGTCGCAATCGCTAATCTAACCTATGAAGATGGCGTTATTCGTTTATTGAAACAATTACAAGACAATGCCATTATCGACTCGCCTAGCGACATTGTCGCAGTTGGTCACCGAGTGGTTGCCGGCGCAACAACGTTTGAAAAATCAACGTTAATCACCGCTGATAATTTGGCAACCCTCAAGGCACTCGATAAATACGCACCATTACACAATCCTGTTCAAGTGGATTGCATTGAAACCTTAACGCATATCTTACCAAATTCAGTGCCCGAAGTCGCTGTCTTCGATAGTCAATTCTATCTAGATATGCCAGATGCAACCAGTTTTTATGGACTTCCTTATGAAGATAGCCAAAAATACCAAATCCGTAAATACGGCGAACACGGTATTAGTCACGGCTATATCTTACAAGAAACAGCTGACTTTTTAAACCAACCAGTCGCAGATTTAAAATTGATCACCCTACATCTTGGTGGTGGTTCTTCAATCACAGCTAGCCAAAATGGCAAACCAGTCGATACATCAATGGGCTTCACCCCACTTGAAGGTCTTCCAATGGGCACTCGTGCTGGTTCGTTAGATGCTGCTATTGTTCCCTTCTTAATGAATGAATTAAATAAGAGTGCCGACGAAATCATCACGCTCTTAAATACAGAATCAGGAATTCTCGGCGTTTCAGGTATTTCTGCTGATATGCGTGATATCCAATCATCATTGGCGACTAATCCTCGTGCCGAATTAGCTTATGATATGTTCATCACTTCTGCTGCTAAATTTATCGGTAGCTACTACGTTGAACTTGGCGGTGCCAATGTCATTACTTTCACAGCCGGAATTGGTGAAAATGATGCTAAAATGCGCGCTGATGTCTGCGACCGCTTAGCCGTTTTAGGCGTTAAGATTGATCCAGAACGGAATGAACAAGGCCATGGTGCGCGTCAAATTAGTACCGACGATTCAGCTATCAAGGTCTTGATGATTCCTACTAATGAAGAATTAGCGATTGCCAAACAAGTTCAAGCACTCGTTTAA
- the rplJ gene encoding 50S ribosomal protein L10: MSETIIAKKAQIVDTVVEKFNNAVSIVVMDYRGLTVEQVTELRKQLREAGVQMEVVKNTYLRRAADKAGYEGLDETFSGPTAVAFSNEDVVAPAKIIANFAKSADALEIKGGMIEGKVATLDEINALATLPSRDGLLSMLLSVLQAPVRNVAYAVKAVADSKDEPAA, translated from the coding sequence TTGAGCGAAACAATCATTGCAAAAAAAGCACAAATTGTTGACACAGTTGTTGAAAAATTTAATAACGCTGTTTCTATCGTAGTTATGGATTACCGTGGCTTAACAGTAGAACAAGTTACTGAATTACGTAAACAATTACGTGAAGCTGGCGTACAAATGGAAGTTGTTAAAAACACTTACTTGCGTCGTGCAGCAGACAAAGCTGGTTACGAAGGTTTAGATGAAACATTCTCTGGCCCTACTGCAGTTGCATTTTCTAACGAAGATGTTGTTGCACCAGCTAAGATCATCGCTAACTTTGCTAAGAGTGCTGATGCACTTGAAATCAAAGGTGGTATGATCGAAGGTAAAGTGGCAACACTTGATGAAATCAACGCCTTGGCTACATTACCAAGTCGCGACGGTTTATTATCAATGTTACTTTCTGTATTACAAGCACCAGTCCGCAATGTCGCATATGCTGTTAAAGCAGTTGCCGACAGTAAAGACGAACCAGCTGCATAA
- the rplL gene encoding 50S ribosomal protein L7/L12: protein MALDVNAIVDQLKESSILELNDLVKAIEEEFGVSAAAPVAAAGAAGADAAAEKDSFTVELSEIGQEKVKVIKAVREITGLGLKDAKGLVDNAPSALKEDVSKDEAEEMKAKLEEVGAVVNLK, encoded by the coding sequence ATGGCATTAGACGTAAATGCAATTGTTGATCAATTAAAAGAATCATCAATCTTAGAATTAAACGACTTAGTTAAAGCAATCGAAGAAGAATTCGGTGTTTCTGCAGCAGCTCCAGTAGCAGCAGCAGGTGCAGCTGGCGCAGACGCAGCAGCTGAAAAAGACAGCTTTACTGTTGAATTATCAGAAATCGGCCAAGAAAAGGTTAAAGTTATCAAAGCCGTTCGTGAAATCACAGGCTTAGGCTTGAAAGATGCTAAGGGCTTAGTTGATAACGCTCCTTCAGCTCTTAAAGAAGACGTTTCTAAAGACGAAGCAGAAGAAATGAAAGCTAAATTAGAAGAAGTTGGCGCTGTCGTTAACTTGAAATAA
- the phnX gene encoding phosphonoacetaldehyde hydrolase has protein sequence MTDIQCVIFDWAGTIIDFGSLDPVLAFQSAFNAAGIQIDTDRIRQDMGIEKHEHIAKLAKMPEVQRAWFAKYKRGITDADQLQLFNYFEQFLLNRLSTETTLTPAVLQVQTYLKAHHIHIATTTGYTKAMLAIAAKQAGLLGYHPELMVSKEDVAAGRPAPDMINHIMTAFNITDPQTVVKVGDTVIDMQEGKNAGVLTVGLIESSSLLGLNKAELIDLPQKIRLAKFAEITKTLKEAGADYVIHNLSELPAILAKYQTPQKEHA, from the coding sequence ATGACGGATATTCAATGCGTCATTTTTGATTGGGCAGGGACTATAATCGATTTTGGCAGTTTAGATCCAGTATTAGCATTTCAAAGTGCGTTTAACGCTGCCGGCATCCAAATCGATACCGACAGAATTAGACAGGATATGGGCATCGAAAAACATGAACACATTGCCAAACTCGCTAAAATGCCAGAGGTACAACGTGCTTGGTTTGCAAAATACAAACGCGGGATAACCGATGCCGATCAATTGCAACTCTTTAACTATTTTGAACAATTCTTGCTCAATCGCTTGAGTACAGAAACAACACTGACCCCTGCAGTTCTTCAAGTCCAAACTTATTTAAAAGCACATCATATCCACATCGCGACAACGACCGGCTACACCAAAGCAATGCTCGCAATCGCCGCTAAGCAAGCAGGACTACTTGGTTATCATCCCGAACTGATGGTTTCAAAAGAAGACGTCGCTGCTGGTCGGCCAGCACCCGATATGATTAACCACATCATGACTGCGTTCAATATCACCGACCCGCAAACAGTCGTTAAAGTCGGTGACACCGTTATTGATATGCAAGAAGGCAAAAATGCCGGCGTCTTAACCGTTGGCCTTATCGAAAGTAGTAGCCTCCTCGGATTAAACAAAGCGGAACTCATTGATCTCCCTCAAAAAATACGGCTTGCTAAATTTGCAGAAATTACTAAAACCCTTAAGGAAGCTGGCGCTGACTATGTCATTCATAATCTCAGCGAACTACCGGCCATTCTTGCAAAATACCAAACACCACAAAAGGAGCACGCCTAA
- a CDS encoding dihydrofolate reductase family protein yields the protein MTEPEHRKVILYLAQSLDGFIAEKDGSTAWLSALNSSESDAAIQSFYQGVDTIIMGRKTYEQCIKLAGTYPYQEKQSYVFSKTLHDTADRTNVVTGNVPEFVRQLKAQDGGNIWLVGGAETFTMLLKAQLVDELIITIAPVLLGDGISLISTHLTDMPLELSKTRQLGQFVELTYKINY from the coding sequence ATGACAGAACCAGAACACCGCAAAGTGATTTTATATCTCGCGCAAAGTTTAGACGGCTTTATTGCTGAAAAAGATGGCAGTACCGCTTGGCTATCCGCACTTAATTCATCAGAATCCGATGCCGCTATTCAAAGCTTTTACCAAGGTGTCGATACCATTATTATGGGCCGTAAAACTTATGAACAATGTATCAAACTGGCTGGGACCTATCCTTATCAGGAAAAACAAAGTTATGTTTTTTCTAAAACACTCCACGATACCGCCGACCGCACCAATGTGGTCACCGGTAATGTGCCAGAATTCGTCCGCCAATTAAAAGCACAAGATGGTGGCAATATTTGGTTAGTTGGTGGCGCTGAAACGTTCACAATGCTCTTAAAAGCACAACTAGTGGATGAACTAATCATCACTATCGCTCCCGTTTTACTAGGCGACGGTATTTCCCTCATCAGCACCCACTTAACGGACATGCCATTAGAATTAAGTAAAACCCGCCAACTAGGCCAATTCGTAGAACTAACCTATAAAATTAATTATTAA